A window of the Verminephrobacter eiseniae EF01-2 genome harbors these coding sequences:
- a CDS encoding thiolase family protein — MTRRRLSYAGVALAVPVTVPYVRYSTRSAHWFIGQAIKALVDASGVAKEQIDGLCLSSFSLAPDTAVGVTGHLGLSPRWLDHVPTGGASGVMCLRRAARAVQAGDADIVACVGADTNHVDSFRQTLGSFSNFARDASYPYGCGGPNSVFAFITAHYMRSYGARREDFGRICVAQRSNALGNANALFKKGLTLQEYMAARPVSDPLHLFDCVMPCAGADAFLVMRQERARDLGLAHVLIHGAIERHNAYAEDPVMLQGGWRQDRDDLYAQAGVQPAALDFVQTYDDYPVIVMMQFEDLGLCDKGEGPAFVRSHTMTFDGSFPNNTSGGQLSAGQAGAAGGFLGMVEAIRQLTGQAGQRSVPGAQLGLVAGFGMVAYDRCLCTGAVILGRPA; from the coding sequence ATGACCCGGCGCCGCCTCTCCTACGCCGGCGTCGCGCTGGCCGTGCCCGTGACCGTGCCTTACGTGCGCTACTCCACGCGCTCGGCGCACTGGTTCATCGGCCAGGCCATCAAGGCGCTGGTCGACGCCAGCGGCGTGGCCAAGGAGCAGATCGACGGCCTGTGCCTGAGCAGTTTCTCGCTGGCGCCGGACACGGCCGTCGGCGTCACCGGGCACCTGGGCCTGTCCCCGCGCTGGCTCGACCATGTGCCCACGGGCGGCGCCTCGGGCGTGATGTGCCTGCGCCGTGCCGCACGCGCGGTGCAGGCCGGCGATGCCGACATCGTCGCCTGCGTGGGCGCCGACACCAACCATGTCGACTCCTTTCGCCAGACGCTCGGCAGCTTCAGCAACTTCGCGCGCGATGCCAGCTACCCCTACGGCTGCGGCGGGCCGAACTCGGTCTTCGCGTTCATCACCGCCCACTACATGCGCAGCTACGGCGCCAGGCGCGAAGACTTCGGCCGCATCTGCGTGGCCCAGCGCAGCAACGCGCTCGGCAATGCCAACGCGCTGTTCAAGAAGGGCCTGACGCTCCAGGAGTACATGGCCGCGCGGCCGGTCTCCGATCCGCTCCACCTGTTCGACTGCGTGATGCCATGCGCAGGCGCCGACGCCTTCCTCGTGATGCGCCAGGAGCGCGCGCGCGACCTGGGCCTGGCGCATGTGCTGATCCATGGCGCCATCGAGCGCCACAACGCCTATGCCGAAGACCCGGTGATGCTGCAAGGCGGCTGGCGCCAAGACCGCGACGACCTGTACGCGCAGGCCGGCGTGCAGCCCGCCGCGCTCGACTTCGTGCAGACCTACGACGACTACCCCGTCATCGTGATGATGCAGTTCGAGGACCTGGGCTTGTGCGACAAGGGCGAAGGCCCGGCCTTCGTGCGGTCGCACACCATGACCTTCGACGGCAGTTTTCCGAACAACACCAGCGGCGGGCAACTCTCTGCCGGGCAGGCGGGCGCGGCCGGCGGCTTTCTCGGCATGGTCGAGGCGATCCGGCAACTGACCGGCCAGGCCGGCCAGCGCTCGGTGCCGGGCGCGCAACTGGGCCTGGTCGCCGGCTTCGGCATGGTGGCCTACGACCGCTGCCTGTGCACGGGCGCCGTCATCCTGGGCCGACCCGCATGA
- a CDS encoding AMP-binding protein — protein MPHASVHDVFQASAARTPRAEFLFTEPVTAAAYGIAAGAMRWGDAAAQIGHLRAAYAQAGYGHGHRVGLLLENRPAFILHWLALNALGVSVVPINADLRSAELAYLIGHSEIGLAVTLPGRAADLRAAAGQARVALATMGPDAAVPPAQTPAPRTHEPVGADTECGLLYTSGTTGRPKGCILSNAYFLRTGQWYAGLDGLCRIRPDAERVITPLPLTHMNALAFSTMVVLVAGGCLVQLDRFHPQTWLASARASGATIAHYLGVMPAMLLSAPPSAADREHALRWGFGAGVERKNHGPFEERFGLPLIEAWAMTETGAAACIIANREPRLVGTNCFGRQEDFVETRLVAEDGSDAGVDAPGELLVRSAGNDPRRHFFCGYLKDDEATRAAWADGWFHTGDLVRRDAGGNFFFIDRKKNVIRRSGENISAVEVESVLNQHPAVQASAVAATPDPVRGDEVLACIVVRAHADAGQRAQIAASIVEHALAQLAYYKAPGYVAFVDALPLTPSQKIQRGQLRELAQALPGQQHCIDTRALKKRPAAPA, from the coding sequence ATGCCGCACGCCAGCGTCCACGACGTTTTCCAGGCCAGCGCAGCGCGCACGCCACGGGCCGAGTTCCTGTTCACCGAGCCGGTGACGGCGGCAGCCTACGGCATCGCCGCAGGAGCCATGCGCTGGGGCGACGCTGCCGCGCAGATCGGGCACCTGCGCGCAGCCTATGCACAGGCCGGCTACGGCCACGGCCACCGCGTCGGCTTGCTGCTGGAAAACAGGCCCGCCTTCATCCTGCACTGGCTGGCCCTGAATGCGCTGGGCGTGAGCGTGGTGCCGATCAACGCCGATCTGCGTTCGGCCGAACTGGCCTATCTGATCGGCCACAGCGAAATCGGCCTGGCCGTGACGCTGCCGGGGCGCGCCGCCGACCTGCGCGCGGCAGCCGGGCAGGCGCGCGTGGCGCTCGCGACGATGGGGCCCGACGCTGCCGTGCCGCCGGCGCAGACGCCCGCGCCACGCACCCATGAGCCTGTGGGCGCCGACACCGAATGCGGCCTGCTCTACACCTCGGGCACCACGGGCCGGCCCAAGGGCTGCATCCTGAGCAACGCCTACTTCCTGCGCACCGGCCAGTGGTATGCCGGGCTGGACGGCCTGTGCCGCATCCGCCCCGATGCCGAGCGTGTCATCACACCGCTGCCGCTGACCCATATGAACGCGCTGGCCTTCTCCACCATGGTGGTGCTGGTCGCGGGCGGCTGCCTGGTGCAGCTCGACCGCTTCCATCCGCAAACCTGGCTGGCCAGCGCGCGCGCCAGCGGCGCGACCATCGCGCATTACCTCGGCGTGATGCCGGCCATGCTCCTGTCGGCGCCGCCGTCGGCTGCCGATCGGGAACATGCGCTGCGCTGGGGCTTTGGCGCCGGCGTGGAGCGCAAGAACCACGGGCCTTTCGAAGAGCGCTTCGGCCTGCCGCTGATCGAGGCCTGGGCCATGACCGAGACCGGCGCCGCTGCCTGCATCATCGCCAACCGCGAGCCGCGCCTCGTCGGCACGAACTGCTTCGGACGCCAGGAAGACTTCGTCGAGACCCGCCTCGTCGCCGAGGACGGCAGCGACGCCGGCGTCGATGCGCCGGGCGAGTTGCTGGTGCGTTCGGCCGGCAACGACCCCAGGCGCCACTTCTTTTGCGGCTACCTGAAGGACGATGAAGCCACGCGCGCGGCCTGGGCCGATGGCTGGTTCCACACCGGCGACCTGGTGCGCCGTGACGCCGGGGGCAACTTCTTCTTCATCGACCGCAAGAAGAACGTGATTCGCCGCAGCGGCGAAAACATCTCGGCCGTCGAGGTAGAGAGCGTGCTCAACCAGCACCCCGCCGTGCAGGCGTCGGCCGTGGCCGCCACGCCCGACCCGGTGCGCGGCGACGAGGTGCTGGCCTGCATCGTGGTGCGCGCGCACGCCGACGCAGGCCAGCGCGCGCAAATCGCCGCCAGCATCGTCGAACATGCGCTCGCGCAACTGGCCTACTACAAGGCGCCCGGCTATGTCGCGTTCGTGGACGCGCTGCCGCTGACGCCTTCGCAGAAGATCCAGCGCGGCCAACTGCGCGAACTGGCGCAAGCGCTGCCGGGCCAGCAGCATTGCATCGACACCCGAGCGTTGAAAAAACGCCCGGCGGCGCCGGCATGA